The Cylindrospermopsis curvispora GIHE-G1 genome contains a region encoding:
- a CDS encoding photosystem II S4 domain protein produces MLPREELLKGVENRDVIAHVIDQAEQAIKTWEVVITDFLSPPELAEIERVFSRLTEVHLVAWGGYAQAERQRVAITRSEMPLDVCQVAVTVLDIAGNFLFDTATHRDFLGAMLGTGIVREKTGDIIILGERGAQAIVVPELAEFLTMNLQQVRSVPVKTQVIDPRELKIREPKKKELTTVEASLRLDAIASAGFGMSRSKMVDLIDSGDVRVNWKEITQSSYQLKMGDLIAIRGKGRLQVGEIAVTKKDRYRIQLTRYM; encoded by the coding sequence ATGTTGCCAAGAGAAGAACTGTTAAAGGGTGTTGAAAACCGAGATGTTATTGCCCATGTAATTGACCAAGCAGAACAGGCTATAAAGACCTGGGAAGTGGTAATAACTGACTTTTTATCTCCCCCAGAGTTAGCTGAAATTGAACGAGTTTTTAGCCGGTTAACGGAGGTGCATTTAGTAGCCTGGGGTGGATATGCCCAAGCTGAGCGTCAACGAGTTGCTATTACCCGTTCTGAGATGCCTTTGGATGTATGCCAAGTGGCTGTTACTGTTTTAGACATAGCTGGAAATTTTTTGTTTGACACTGCCACCCACCGGGATTTTTTAGGGGCTATGCTAGGTACGGGGATTGTGCGAGAAAAAACAGGAGATATCATTATTTTAGGGGAGAGGGGAGCCCAAGCAATAGTAGTTCCAGAACTAGCAGAATTTTTAACCATGAATTTGCAACAGGTACGTTCTGTGCCAGTGAAAACTCAGGTCATAGATCCTAGGGAGTTAAAAATTAGGGAACCCAAAAAGAAGGAGTTAACTACGGTAGAAGCTTCTTTAAGATTGGATGCCATTGCTTCTGCTGGTTTTGGTATGTCTAGAAGTAAAATGGTTGATTTAATTGATTCCGGGGATGTGCGCGTCAATTGGAAGGAGATTACTCAAAGCAGTTACCAGTTAAAAATGGGAGACTTAATAGCAATTCGCGGTAAAGGGCGTTTGCAAGTGGGTGAAATTGCTGTCACCAAAAAGGACAGATATCGAATCCAGTTGACTAGGTATATGTAG
- a CDS encoding molybdopterin molybdotransferase MoeA, whose protein sequence is MLSVRDAESTILNAVKPLGNQTDIEYIDLLTANGRILASPVVSSRGFPHWDHAVMDGYAVRYQDVQHARADRPVILQVVAEIKTGDEPSVMLESGQAVRIFTGAMMPKGADTVIMQEKTHLQENRVLVFIAPQPREFVIHQGEFYQAGNYLLPSGIVLGATEIALLAAAGREKVSVFRSIRVAIFSTGNELVTLEELPKPGQIFDSNQYALATLMRQLGAEVLLLGIVPDDPIALEQTIDYAIASADIVISTGGVSVGDYDYIHKTLVSLGATIHFNSVKMRPGKPLTFATFLDEGLNYPGTDKLQKLYFGLPGNPGSALVTCWRFVQPAVRKMSGMARGWEGKLLKVKSSSELQSNGKMETYIQGELKLGNGVHQFYQAEGKHSSANLVNLAQTNALAILPVGKTIVHPGEEVWTLVVKEF, encoded by the coding sequence ATGCTATCAGTTAGAGATGCGGAATCTACTATTTTAAATGCAGTAAAACCACTAGGTAACCAAACAGATATAGAATACATAGACTTATTGACGGCAAATGGACGAATTTTAGCTAGTCCCGTGGTTAGTTCTCGGGGTTTTCCCCATTGGGACCATGCCGTAATGGATGGTTATGCAGTGCGTTATCAGGATGTACAGCATGCTAGGGCAGATAGACCAGTTATTCTGCAGGTTGTAGCGGAAATTAAAACTGGTGATGAACCTTCTGTAATGCTTGAATCGGGACAAGCAGTGAGAATTTTTACTGGTGCTATGATGCCAAAGGGTGCTGATACCGTAATCATGCAAGAAAAAACCCACCTTCAGGAAAACCGGGTTTTAGTGTTCATCGCACCCCAACCCCGTGAGTTTGTCATCCATCAAGGAGAATTTTATCAAGCGGGAAATTATCTTTTACCTTCGGGAATTGTCTTGGGTGCTACGGAAATTGCCCTTTTGGCTGCTGCTGGCAGGGAAAAAGTAAGTGTTTTTCGCAGCATACGAGTAGCGATTTTTTCCACAGGTAATGAGTTGGTAACATTGGAGGAGTTGCCAAAACCTGGACAGATATTTGATTCTAACCAGTATGCTCTGGCTACCTTGATGCGTCAGTTGGGGGCTGAAGTGTTATTATTAGGGATTGTACCAGATGATCCGATCGCTCTGGAACAAACTATAGATTATGCAATTGCCAGTGCAGATATTGTAATTTCCACTGGGGGGGTATCCGTAGGTGACTATGATTATATACACAAAACTTTAGTTTCTTTAGGGGCGACAATTCATTTTAATTCTGTTAAAATGCGTCCTGGAAAACCACTCACCTTTGCTACTTTCCTAGACGAAGGACTAAACTATCCGGGAACCGATAAATTACAGAAATTATATTTTGGTTTACCTGGGAATCCTGGGTCCGCTTTAGTGACTTGTTGGCGGTTTGTGCAGCCAGCAGTCAGAAAAATGTCAGGAATGGCTAGGGGATGGGAGGGGAAATTACTCAAGGTAAAATCCTCTTCAGAATTACAATCCAATGGCAAAATGGAAACTTATATTCAGGGCGAGTTGAAGCTAGGTAATGGTGTACATCAATTTTACCAAGCTGAGGGTAAACACAGCTCGGCTAACTTGGTCAACCTAGCCCAAACTAACGCTTTGGCAATCCTACCCGTGGGTAAAACCATTGTCCATCCAGGGGAGGAGGTTTGGACTTTGGTGGTAAAAGAGTTTTAA
- the ptsP gene encoding phosphoenolpyruvate--protein phosphotransferase, which produces MVGIVIVSHSKQLALGVQELAAQMVQGKISLAVAAGVDDPTNPLGTDPIQVYQAISSVFSEDGVIVLMDLGSALMSAEMALEFLLPAQRDKIYLCDAPLVEGAIAATVAASTGKNIQEVLREAQGSLLAKSHQLNLIAHPLHNDSNSIDGTVPPEELRIQIKNRLGLHARPAAQFVATACRFEAKIQVQNLTRNTEAVRGDSINQVATLGVRQGHELLITARGRDAREAITALQSLIIHNFGEQDPVLELPTHPISPLPDNPGQFTGIAASPGIAIAPVVHYQLAPVSITEYHIENVEIEWQRLQHAIQRAKQEITMLLSHASVQIGDAEAAIFDAHLLFLADPVMLDAVRRYIIEDRLNAEAAWQAVVEEVTNSYRQLEDAYLKERVDDVVDVGRRVLRILSGNLPTELHISEPSIVVGTDLTPSDTAKLDPSKVLGICMTAGSATSHSAIIARTLGIPAVVGVDSQVLTVENGTVIALDGEGGKVWIEPEGSVLTALETKRQIWQTNQAEARNKAHQPATTRDGQRIHVFANIGSVADAKAAVGYGAEGVGLLRTEFLYLEQIKPPTEEEQLQVYQDIAQILGERPLIIRTLDVGGDKQIPYLGSTLKETNPFLGVRGIRFCLEHPYLLKTQLRAILRASANHHIKIMWPMISTLTELRAAKSILNQSMAELKKDGVEFDAKLPVGVMIETPAAVAIADHLAKEVDFFSIGTNDLSQYVMACDRTNPKVANLTDALQPAVLRMIQQTVEAAHAANIWVGLCGEIAAETLVAPILIGLGIDELSTNPQAIAPLKQVISQLTITESQVLARVALNQDSASRVRELVYPIG; this is translated from the coding sequence GTGGTTGGTATTGTTATTGTTTCCCACAGCAAACAATTAGCTCTAGGAGTACAAGAACTAGCTGCACAAATGGTGCAAGGAAAAATTTCCCTTGCTGTCGCAGCGGGTGTGGATGACCCCACAAACCCATTGGGTACGGATCCAATTCAGGTTTATCAAGCCATCTCTTCTGTATTCTCTGAGGATGGGGTTATTGTATTGATGGATTTAGGCAGCGCTCTTATGAGTGCAGAAATGGCACTAGAGTTTTTGCTACCAGCACAACGGGATAAAATCTATTTGTGTGATGCTCCCTTGGTGGAAGGTGCTATTGCTGCTACTGTTGCTGCTAGTACTGGCAAAAATATTCAGGAGGTTCTAAGGGAAGCTCAAGGTTCTTTGCTGGCTAAATCTCATCAATTAAATTTAATCGCTCATCCCTTACATAACGACTCTAATAGTATTGACGGTACTGTTCCCCCGGAGGAACTTCGCATTCAAATCAAAAACCGTCTTGGTCTACATGCTCGGCCTGCAGCTCAGTTTGTCGCTACCGCCTGCCGTTTTGAAGCGAAAATTCAGGTGCAGAATTTAACTAGAAATACGGAAGCAGTTAGAGGTGATAGTATTAACCAAGTTGCTACCCTGGGCGTACGTCAAGGACATGAATTATTAATTACTGCTAGGGGTAGGGATGCTCGGGAGGCAATTACAGCTCTACAGTCCTTAATTATCCATAATTTCGGAGAGCAAGATCCTGTGCTAGAATTGCCAACCCACCCTATCTCCCCCCTCCCTGACAATCCCGGTCAATTTACCGGAATTGCCGCTTCTCCTGGCATTGCGATCGCTCCTGTGGTTCACTATCAATTAGCTCCTGTGTCTATTACGGAATACCACATAGAGAATGTGGAAATTGAGTGGCAAAGACTACAACATGCTATCCAAAGGGCGAAACAGGAGATTACGATGTTGCTTTCCCACGCATCGGTGCAAATAGGTGATGCGGAAGCGGCAATATTTGATGCTCATCTCTTATTTCTGGCAGATCCAGTAATGTTAGATGCTGTTCGTAGGTATATTATAGAAGATAGATTGAACGCTGAAGCAGCATGGCAAGCGGTAGTGGAAGAGGTAACCAACTCCTATCGCCAACTGGAGGACGCTTATTTAAAGGAGAGGGTGGATGATGTGGTTGATGTGGGAAGAAGGGTATTGAGAATTCTGTCGGGTAATTTGCCCACGGAATTACATATATCAGAACCATCAATTGTGGTGGGCACGGATTTAACTCCCTCGGATACAGCTAAGTTGGATCCTAGCAAGGTATTGGGGATTTGTATGACTGCTGGTAGTGCTACTTCTCATAGTGCTATTATTGCCCGAACTTTGGGTATTCCTGCAGTGGTTGGTGTGGATTCCCAGGTTTTGACCGTGGAAAATGGTACTGTAATTGCTCTGGATGGTGAAGGTGGTAAGGTGTGGATAGAACCAGAGGGATCTGTATTGACTGCTCTGGAAACTAAACGTCAAATCTGGCAAACTAACCAAGCTGAAGCTAGAAATAAGGCCCATCAACCAGCGACTACCCGCGATGGTCAAAGAATTCATGTATTTGCCAATATTGGCAGTGTGGCTGATGCTAAAGCTGCTGTTGGCTATGGCGCAGAAGGTGTGGGTCTGCTACGAACAGAATTTTTATATTTGGAACAGATTAAACCACCCACGGAGGAAGAGCAGTTACAAGTTTATCAGGATATTGCCCAAATTTTAGGGGAACGTCCATTGATTATCCGCACTTTGGATGTGGGAGGAGATAAACAAATACCCTATCTGGGTTCTACTCTCAAGGAAACTAATCCCTTTTTGGGTGTGCGCGGCATTAGATTTTGTTTGGAACATCCCTATTTACTCAAAACTCAATTAAGAGCTATTTTACGAGCCAGCGCCAACCACCACATTAAAATTATGTGGCCTATGATTAGTACTTTGACCGAGTTACGTGCCGCTAAGTCAATTTTAAACCAGTCCATGGCAGAGCTTAAAAAAGATGGTGTGGAGTTTGATGCCAAACTGCCCGTAGGAGTTATGATTGAAACCCCAGCCGCTGTAGCTATTGCCGATCACCTGGCCAAAGAAGTAGACTTTTTTAGTATTGGTACAAATGATCTGAGTCAATATGTTATGGCATGCGATCGCACCAATCCTAAAGTAGCAAATTTAACTGATGCCTTACAGCCAGCCGTGCTGCGGATGATTCAACAAACGGTAGAAGCTGCCCACGCAGCCAATATTTGGGTTGGACTATGCGGTGAAATTGCGGCTGAAACCTTAGTTGCGCCTATTCTTATAGGTTTGGGAATAGACGAACTGAGTACTAATCCCCAGGCGATCGCCCCCTTAAAGCAGGTAATTTCCCAACTCACCATCACTGAATCCCAAGTTTTAGCCAGGGTGGCATTGAACCAGGATTCAGCTTCCAGAGTCAGGGAATTGGTTTATCCGATAGGTTAA
- the kaiC gene encoding circadian clock protein KaiC, whose amino-acid sequence MSDQEKQEQKEQQTPTSAGVEKIRTMIEGFDDISHGGLPIGRTTLLSGTSGTGKTLLSLQFLYNGITHFDEPGVFVTFEESPSDIIKNAHIFGWNLQKLIEQGKLFILDASPDPEGQDIVGNFDLSALIERLQYAIRKYKANRVSIDSITAVFQQYEAIGVVRREIFRLVARLKQLNVTTIITTERGEEYGPVASFGVEEFVSDNVVIVRNVLEGERRRRTIEILKLRGTTHMKGEYPFTITNAGVNIFPLGAMRLTQRSSNVRVSSGVNTLDEMCGGGFFKDSIILATGATGTGKTLLVSKFIQDGCVSGERAILFAYEESRAQLSRNAYSWGIDFEELERQGLLKIICTYPESTGLEDHLQIIKSEIADFKPARIAIDSLSALARGVSNNAFRQFVIGVTGYAKQEEITGFFTNTSDQFMGSHSITDSHISTITDTIIMLQYVEIHGEMSRAINVFKMRGSWHDKGIREYNITADGPNIKDSFRNYERIVSGAPTRVSIDEKAELSRIVKRFEDK is encoded by the coding sequence CGCACTATGATAGAGGGGTTTGATGATATTAGCCATGGTGGGTTACCAATTGGCAGAACAACTCTGTTAAGCGGTACTTCTGGAACCGGAAAGACCCTATTATCATTACAATTTCTCTATAATGGCATTACCCACTTTGATGAACCGGGAGTATTTGTTACCTTTGAGGAGTCTCCCAGTGACATTATCAAAAACGCCCACATTTTTGGCTGGAACCTGCAGAAACTGATTGAACAGGGAAAACTGTTTATTCTGGATGCTTCCCCAGATCCTGAAGGACAGGACATAGTGGGGAACTTCGACCTTTCAGCTTTGATTGAACGATTACAGTATGCAATTCGTAAATACAAAGCTAACCGTGTTTCTATAGACTCAATCACCGCCGTATTTCAACAGTATGAAGCCATAGGGGTGGTAAGAAGAGAAATATTTCGGTTAGTGGCCCGTCTAAAACAGCTGAATGTCACCACAATTATTACTACAGAAAGGGGTGAAGAATATGGACCGGTAGCTTCCTTTGGAGTGGAAGAATTTGTGTCTGATAACGTAGTGATTGTTCGTAACGTTTTGGAGGGAGAACGCCGCCGACGGACCATTGAGATTCTCAAACTGCGTGGCACAACCCACATGAAAGGTGAATATCCCTTTACAATTACCAATGCGGGGGTAAATATCTTCCCCTTGGGAGCAATGCGGTTGACACAAAGATCTTCCAACGTTCGGGTTTCTTCAGGGGTTAATACCCTAGATGAAATGTGTGGGGGAGGTTTCTTCAAAGACTCGATTATTTTAGCTACTGGGGCTACTGGTACTGGAAAAACCCTGCTGGTAAGTAAATTTATCCAGGATGGCTGTGTGAGCGGTGAAAGAGCCATACTATTTGCCTATGAAGAGTCTCGAGCCCAACTGTCGCGTAACGCTTATTCTTGGGGTATTGACTTTGAAGAGTTGGAACGCCAGGGCTTATTAAAAATAATTTGTACCTACCCCGAATCTACCGGTTTAGAGGATCACCTACAAATTATTAAATCAGAGATTGCCGACTTTAAGCCAGCTCGCATTGCTATTGACTCCCTTTCAGCTCTAGCCAGAGGTGTAAGTAATAATGCCTTCCGCCAATTTGTCATTGGTGTAACTGGCTATGCTAAACAAGAAGAAATCACCGGGTTCTTCACTAATACCAGTGACCAGTTTATGGGATCTCACTCCATTACCGATTCTCACATTTCTACTATTACCGACACAATTATTATGCTACAATATGTGGAAATACATGGGGAAATGTCCCGGGCCATCAATGTATTTAAAATGCGTGGTTCCTGGCATGACAAGGGAATTAGAGAATACAACATTACAGCAGATGGGCCCAATATTAAAGATTCCTTTAGGAATTACGAGAGAATCGTCAGTGGGGCACCTACCCGGGTTAGTATAGATGAGAAAGCAGAACTTTCTCGCATTGTTAAACGGTTTGAAGATAAATAA
- a CDS encoding TolC family protein, protein MKGQQLFHSFLPGVTAAVLTTQPAWAGTFKANDLKLVSSPVVSTATNPKVSVVENNWQLTATTVDYAPLFDYQLDFGQAVLPELPSSSPLPLVNGAKVPSSTKLKTVLSLSPVNPKVISGKVYNQVAQITSPKDNSLGIAQTNSQSVNPISDSPQNILERLKPNLDLLDVPQDSQRVKVQTTEAISLEQALELAKQNNNDLQVSILQLQRSKSSLREAQAALLPSLNVLGGVTRSRSSSATLQERQTAKRLNIPSENPDATSVFDSQAELRYDLYTSGRRTAAIKEAEEQVRLQQLEVERQSEEIRLNVATEYYNLQQSDESVRIARSAVENSQASLRDAQALERAGVGTKFDVLRSQVNLANSQQELTDALSQQAIARRRLALRLNLPQSVSITASDPVQLAGLWKSSLEDSIVLAYQNRAELQQKLAERNIREQQRKQALATLGPQISFIARYDLLDQFNDGVAINDGYSVGLRASMNLYDGGASRARAARAKTEIAIAEAEFAERRNQVRFQVEEAYSSHLANLENVQTAATALDQAKESLRLARLRFQAGVGTQTDVINAQSELTRSEANRVRAILNYNLALTRLQRYVTSRAVQKS, encoded by the coding sequence GTGAAAGGACAGCAATTATTTCATAGTTTCTTGCCCGGTGTGACAGCAGCAGTATTAACAACTCAGCCTGCTTGGGCTGGAACCTTCAAGGCTAATGATTTGAAACTGGTTTCTTCTCCTGTTGTATCGACTGCGACGAATCCTAAAGTTTCTGTTGTGGAAAACAACTGGCAGCTGACTGCAACTACGGTTGACTATGCGCCACTTTTTGACTATCAGCTTGATTTTGGTCAAGCCGTTTTACCAGAACTGCCTAGTTCTAGTCCACTCCCGTTAGTAAATGGTGCTAAGGTACCATCGTCAACCAAGCTCAAAACAGTTTTGTCCTTATCCCCGGTTAACCCCAAGGTGATATCAGGGAAAGTGTATAATCAGGTAGCTCAGATAACATCACCTAAGGACAATTCTTTGGGAATAGCACAAACCAATTCCCAATCTGTGAACCCTATATCGGATTCTCCTCAGAATATTTTGGAGCGCCTTAAACCTAACCTCGATCTTTTGGATGTGCCTCAAGATTCTCAAAGGGTTAAGGTGCAGACAACGGAGGCAATTAGCTTAGAACAGGCGTTGGAACTGGCAAAGCAGAATAACAATGATTTACAAGTGTCTATTCTGCAATTACAACGTAGTAAATCCTCTTTGAGGGAAGCTCAGGCTGCTTTGCTGCCTAGCTTAAACGTACTGGGTGGTGTAACCAGAAGTCGTAGTTCCAGTGCTACTCTCCAGGAAAGACAAACCGCTAAACGTCTCAATATACCCTCTGAAAATCCAGACGCTACCTCCGTGTTTGATTCCCAGGCAGAACTGCGGTATGACTTATACACATCAGGTAGAAGAACGGCAGCCATTAAGGAAGCAGAGGAACAAGTACGTCTTCAACAATTGGAAGTGGAAAGGCAATCAGAAGAAATTCGTCTAAATGTTGCAACGGAGTATTACAACTTGCAACAGTCAGATGAGAGTGTGAGAATTGCCCGCTCTGCTGTGGAAAATTCCCAAGCCAGCTTACGGGATGCTCAAGCATTAGAGCGAGCAGGTGTGGGAACCAAATTTGATGTGTTGCGATCGCAGGTTAACTTAGCCAATTCTCAACAAGAACTAACAGATGCTCTATCCCAGCAGGCTATTGCTCGTCGTCGTCTGGCCCTGAGATTGAACTTACCTCAGTCTGTGAGTATCACCGCTTCGGATCCGGTGCAGTTAGCTGGATTATGGAAAAGCAGTTTAGAAGATAGTATTGTCCTAGCTTATCAAAACCGTGCCGAACTGCAACAAAAATTGGCAGAGAGGAATATTAGAGAACAACAAAGAAAACAAGCCTTAGCCACACTAGGTCCGCAAATTAGCTTCATTGCCAGATATGACTTATTGGATCAATTTAACGATGGCGTGGCGATTAACGATGGTTATTCTGTGGGATTGCGAGCCAGCATGAATTTATATGATGGTGGTGCTTCCCGGGCCAGAGCAGCTAGGGCTAAAACTGAAATAGCGATTGCGGAGGCTGAATTTGCCGAAAGGCGTAACCAGGTCCGTTTTCAAGTGGAAGAAGCCTATTCCAGTCACTTAGCCAATTTAGAAAACGTGCAAACTGCTGCTACTGCTCTAGATCAAGCCAAGGAATCCCTAAGACTGGCTAGACTACGTTTTCAAGCTGGTGTAGGAACTCAAACAGATGTTATCAATGCCCAAAGTGAACTTACCCGTTCAGAAGCTAATCGCGTTCGTGCTATTTTGAATTACAATTTAGCTTTAACCAGATTACAAAGATACGTAACCTCTAGGGCGGTTCAGAAGTCTTGA
- a CDS encoding B12-binding domain-containing radical SAM protein: protein MRVLLVYPIFPKTFWSYEKILDLVDRKVLLPPLGLITVAAILPQEWEFKLVDRNIRPATEEEWAWADVVIFSAMIVQKQDLLDQVREAKRRGKLVALGGPYPTSTPQEVQEAGADFLILDEGEITLPMFVTAIESGQKSGIFRATEKPDVTSTPIPRFDLLDFSAYDMMSVQFSRGCPFQCEFCDIIVLYGRKPRTKTPEQLLAELDCLYRLGWRRGIFMVDDNFIGNKRNVKLLLKELKVWMAEHEYPFRFDTEASVDLAQDPELMELMVESGFAAVFLGIETPDEDSLQLTKKFQNTRSSLAESVQTIIKMGLRPMAGFIIGFDGEQKGAGDRIVRFAEQAAIPSTTFAMLQALPNTALWHRLQKEGRLRENQDGNINQTTLMNFIPTRPLEDIAKEYVDAFCALYDPIKYLDRTYRCFLLMGSPKWKAPFKMPDWVIVKALLIVIWRQGIKRETRWKFWHHLFSIIKHNPQVAEHYLATCAHNEHFLEYRQIVRDQIESQLAAYLAQGAEKPYVVPQKEKVGV from the coding sequence ATGCGTGTCCTACTGGTTTATCCAATATTTCCCAAAACCTTCTGGTCCTATGAAAAAATCCTCGACCTGGTAGATAGAAAAGTCCTGCTGCCACCTTTAGGCTTGATTACAGTGGCTGCTATTTTACCCCAGGAATGGGAGTTTAAACTAGTAGACCGTAACATTCGTCCCGCTACAGAAGAGGAATGGGCATGGGCTGATGTGGTTATTTTCTCAGCTATGATTGTCCAAAAACAAGACCTGTTGGATCAGGTACGCGAAGCCAAGCGTCGTGGTAAATTAGTGGCATTAGGCGGGCCTTACCCCACATCCACACCTCAAGAAGTACAAGAAGCGGGAGCGGATTTTCTGATTTTGGATGAGGGGGAAATTACCCTACCCATGTTTGTCACCGCCATAGAAAGTGGTCAGAAATCGGGCATTTTTCGGGCTACAGAAAAACCAGATGTCACAAGCACACCAATTCCTCGATTTGATTTGCTAGACTTTAGTGCCTATGACATGATGTCAGTGCAGTTTTCCCGAGGTTGTCCTTTTCAATGCGAGTTTTGTGACATTATTGTCCTCTATGGCAGAAAACCGAGAACTAAAACTCCAGAACAACTTTTAGCTGAGTTGGATTGTCTTTATCGGTTAGGTTGGCGACGTGGTATATTCATGGTTGATGATAACTTTATTGGCAATAAACGCAATGTTAAATTATTGCTTAAAGAGTTAAAGGTTTGGATGGCAGAACATGAGTATCCTTTCCGGTTTGACACGGAAGCATCTGTGGATTTAGCCCAAGATCCCGAATTAATGGAATTGATGGTTGAGTCTGGTTTTGCCGCAGTATTTTTGGGCATTGAAACCCCCGATGAAGATAGTTTACAACTAACCAAAAAATTTCAAAATACCCGCAGTTCCCTAGCAGAATCAGTACAAACTATTATTAAGATGGGACTGCGACCCATGGCAGGATTTATTATTGGTTTTGATGGGGAACAAAAAGGCGCAGGCGATCGCATCGTCAGATTTGCAGAGCAAGCTGCCATTCCTTCCACCACCTTTGCCATGTTACAAGCATTGCCAAACACTGCACTATGGCATCGGTTACAAAAGGAGGGAAGACTGAGGGAAAATCAGGATGGGAATATTAATCAGACAACTTTAATGAACTTTATCCCCACCCGTCCTTTGGAGGACATTGCCAAGGAATATGTTGATGCTTTCTGCGCATTATATGATCCTATTAAGTATTTAGATCGTACCTATAGGTGTTTTCTACTCATGGGTTCGCCCAAGTGGAAAGCTCCCTTCAAAATGCCTGATTGGGTAATCGTAAAAGCCCTGTTAATAGTCATTTGGAGACAGGGAATTAAAAGAGAAACCCGGTGGAAATTTTGGCATCATCTATTTAGCATTATCAAACATAATCCCCAGGTGGCAGAACATTATTTGGCAACTTGCGCCCACAACGAACATTTCTTGGAATACCGCCAAATTGTTCGAGATCAAATTGAAAGTCAATTAGCTGCTTATTTAGCCCAGGGAGCAGAAAAACCTTATGTGGTCCCACAAAAGGAAAAAGTAGGGGTTTAG
- a CDS encoding CPP1-like family protein translates to MSDQSPYENLGVSKDASFDEIQNARNRLLEQYGSDNRVREIVEAAYDAILMERLRMRQEGKIKVPEGIRFPEMRMPSPQKQVVNSSGYSPSWLQRFWDQPSVSDILWPAGCYLGLISISMFVDYNTAQVLQLTLLAGLVLSIYFINRKENKFLRAVLLTLVTLVVGLMMGGLIAGGIPLDGLSILGKSISPNQFSAVLTFILMWFVSSFLR, encoded by the coding sequence ATGAGCGATCAAAGTCCCTACGAAAATCTTGGGGTGTCAAAAGATGCTAGTTTCGATGAGATTCAAAATGCTCGAAATCGCCTGTTAGAACAGTATGGTAGTGATAATAGGGTTCGGGAAATTGTTGAAGCAGCTTATGATGCAATTCTAATGGAGCGCCTGCGAATGCGTCAGGAGGGCAAAATTAAGGTTCCTGAAGGAATTCGTTTTCCTGAAATGCGAATGCCATCCCCGCAAAAACAAGTTGTTAACTCCAGTGGTTACTCCCCATCTTGGCTACAAAGATTTTGGGATCAGCCCAGTGTCTCCGATATACTATGGCCAGCAGGTTGTTATTTAGGGTTAATTTCTATCAGTATGTTCGTGGACTATAATACAGCACAAGTATTACAGTTAACATTACTTGCGGGGTTAGTTCTAAGTATTTATTTCATTAATCGCAAGGAAAACAAATTTCTGAGGGCGGTTTTGTTGACATTGGTAACTCTGGTAGTGGGTTTAATGATGGGAGGACTGATAGCTGGAGGAATACCATTGGATGGCCTGTCAATTTTAGGAAAGTCAATTTCCCCTAACCAGTTCTCGGCTGTGCTAACATTTATTTTAATGTGGTTTGTTAGTAGCTTTCTCCGTTAA